A portion of the Desulfovibrio sp. Huiquan2017 genome contains these proteins:
- a CDS encoding YitT family protein — MSMQLRSLTDTLGWNIFLLTLGSVVYVIGYNGIAAHHDFVPGSLYGLAVVGNNAMPGLSLSNWYILLNAPLFFLAWKGVSRRFFLLNLYSMLTIALLTAYLRCDFGIRADVYSAIAAGALMGAGCGLIFRTYGGGGGLDVLAVILNRKYGLRFGVFYFVVNALVMTTALKRFSPDIIVASLVMLFISSVVTEYVLSLFNQRKAVRILTRKGDAVVQFLTHVRKQHATVFPGKGGYSGINVDMILSVTDRLRLRSLEQAVFDIDPEAIIVVENTFSVTGGSVGLRKKY; from the coding sequence ATGAGCATGCAACTGCGGTCGCTGACTGACACTCTGGGGTGGAATATTTTTCTGTTGACGCTGGGGTCGGTGGTCTACGTCATCGGCTACAACGGCATCGCCGCGCACCACGACTTTGTGCCGGGATCGTTGTACGGCCTGGCCGTGGTGGGCAATAACGCCATGCCGGGGCTCTCATTGTCGAACTGGTACATACTCCTCAACGCCCCCCTGTTCTTCCTGGCCTGGAAAGGCGTGAGCCGACGGTTCTTCCTTCTGAACCTCTACAGCATGCTGACCATAGCCCTGCTGACCGCCTATCTGCGCTGCGACTTCGGCATCCGGGCGGACGTATACTCGGCCATCGCCGCGGGGGCCCTCATGGGAGCCGGGTGCGGGCTCATCTTTCGCACCTACGGCGGCGGAGGCGGCCTGGACGTGCTGGCCGTGATCCTGAACAGGAAATACGGCCTGCGCTTCGGCGTCTTCTATTTCGTGGTCAACGCCCTGGTCATGACCACAGCCCTCAAGCGCTTCAGCCCGGACATCATCGTCGCCTCGCTGGTCATGCTGTTCATCAGCTCGGTGGTCACGGAATACGTCCTTTCCCTGTTCAACCAACGCAAGGCCGTCCGTATCCTGACCCGCAAGGGGGATGCGGTCGTGCAGTTCCTCACCCATGTACGCAAACAGCACGCCACGGTCTTTCCCGGCAAGGGAGGCTACTCCGGCATCAACGTGGACATGATCCTCTCGGTCACGGACAGGCTGCGCCTGCGCTCGCTGGAACAGGCCGTCTTCGACATCGACCCCGAGGCGATCATCGTCGTGGAGAACACCTTCAGCGTCACTGGAGGCTCCGTGGGACTGCGCAAGAAGTATTGA
- a CDS encoding substrate-binding domain-containing protein has product MSTIKDVAKLARVSTSTVSHVLNKTRFVREDTRQRVDAAVRELNYRPSSIARSLKVQTTNTLGMLVTASRNPFFAEVVHAVERRCYERGYTLFLCNTEGDVKRMEANLDALEEKRVDGLLLLCSEVNDDILRLLEAERPTPTVVFDWGPESDNVDRIYDNSPDGGYMAVRHLIEMGHTEIGCVTGPMGRRSASERLEGLRSAMDEAGLPVREEWIVEGDYDCGGGIRALRQLMARPSRPTALFVCNDMMALGVINEAARIGVRIPRDLSIVGYDDIYIARYMTPPLTTIHQSTSKIAAMAVDTLIDRLSSKRSKGRVIRIEPRLVERDSVRKMK; this is encoded by the coding sequence ATGTCGACCATCAAGGATGTTGCAAAACTCGCACGGGTGTCGACATCAACGGTCTCTCACGTCCTGAACAAGACCCGATTCGTCCGCGAGGACACGCGTCAACGGGTCGATGCCGCCGTTCGCGAACTGAATTATCGTCCTTCCTCCATCGCCCGCAGCTTGAAGGTGCAGACCACCAATACCTTGGGCATGCTGGTCACCGCCAGCCGGAACCCGTTTTTTGCGGAAGTGGTCCACGCCGTGGAAAGGCGGTGCTACGAGCGGGGATATACGCTTTTCCTGTGCAACACCGAAGGCGATGTGAAGCGCATGGAGGCGAACCTCGATGCCCTTGAGGAGAAGCGGGTGGACGGGCTGTTGCTTCTTTGCAGCGAGGTGAACGACGATATTCTCCGCCTGCTCGAAGCCGAGCGGCCCACTCCGACCGTTGTTTTCGATTGGGGGCCGGAGTCGGACAATGTCGATCGGATATACGACAACTCGCCCGACGGCGGCTACATGGCCGTTCGGCATCTCATTGAGATGGGCCATACGGAAATCGGGTGCGTAACCGGCCCGATGGGGCGCCGGTCCGCCAGTGAGCGGCTCGAAGGGTTGCGCTCGGCCATGGATGAAGCAGGCTTGCCCGTTCGCGAGGAATGGATCGTCGAGGGCGACTATGATTGCGGCGGCGGTATCCGCGCCCTGCGGCAATTGATGGCGCGGCCTTCCCGGCCGACGGCCCTTTTCGTGTGCAACGACATGATGGCGCTTGGCGTCATCAACGAGGCCGCCCGGATCGGGGTGCGTATCCCCCGGGACCTGTCCATTGTCGGGTACGACGATATCTACATCGCACGCTACATGACCCCGCCGCTCACGACGATCCACCAATCCACAAGCAAGATTGCGGCCATGGCCGTGGACACGCTCATTGATCGCCTGAGCAGCAAGCGGAGCAAGGGACGGGTCATCAGGATCGAGCCCCGGCTTGTCGAGCGTGATTCCGTGCGCAAGATGAAGTAA
- the rbsK gene encoding ribokinase, whose protein sequence is MTAKKLIVLGSVNADHILRVEDFPRPGETVIGHGYQVLPGGKGANQAVAAARLGADVGFIACVGDDDFGVRILERFRDDGIDTAAVRVVPDTPTGIALIQIAAGGENSIVISPEANGCLTPDVLGPRLELLQRADTILMQLESPLATIELAARKAREYGVTVVLNPAPAQPLADSLLADVSVITPNETEAELLTGVRVATESDARLAAGVLHDKGVETVIITLGGNGAFLSTAGVSRRVPGYEVAPVDTTAAGDTFNGALVAALQQGLDMAGAVRFAHAAAAISVTRLGAQTSIPYRAEVDRFIKDNG, encoded by the coding sequence ATGACTGCAAAAAAGTTGATAGTCCTGGGCAGCGTCAACGCCGACCACATCCTGCGGGTGGAGGATTTTCCCCGTCCCGGCGAGACGGTCATCGGCCATGGCTACCAGGTCCTGCCGGGCGGGAAAGGGGCCAACCAGGCCGTGGCTGCGGCGCGACTCGGCGCGGATGTCGGGTTTATCGCCTGCGTGGGGGATGATGATTTCGGCGTGCGCATCCTGGAGCGTTTCCGCGACGACGGCATTGATACGGCGGCGGTCAGGGTCGTGCCCGATACGCCCACAGGGATTGCGCTCATCCAGATCGCGGCGGGCGGCGAGAATTCCATTGTCATCTCGCCCGAGGCCAACGGTTGCCTGACGCCTGACGTGTTGGGGCCGCGCCTGGAGTTGCTGCAGAGGGCCGATACCATTTTGATGCAGTTGGAAAGCCCGTTGGCGACCATCGAGTTGGCCGCTCGAAAGGCGCGGGAATACGGCGTGACTGTGGTGCTCAATCCGGCTCCGGCTCAGCCTCTGGCTGATTCGCTGCTTGCCGATGTGAGTGTGATAACGCCCAACGAAACCGAGGCGGAACTGCTTACGGGCGTCAGGGTCGCGACGGAATCCGATGCGAGACTGGCTGCTGGGGTTTTGCACGACAAGGGAGTTGAAACGGTCATCATCACTCTTGGCGGGAATGGAGCTTTTTTGAGTACCGCCGGGGTTTCCCGGCGTGTCCCGGGATATGAGGTCGCACCAGTTGACACGACTGCCGCCGGTGATACCTTCAACGGGGCGCTCGTCGCGGCCTTGCAACAGGGCCTTGATATGGCCGGGGCCGTTCGTTTCGCCCATGCCGCGGCTGCCATCTCCGTAACCAGGCTCGGCGCACAAACGTCCATTCCCTACCGCGCGGAAGTGGACAGATTCATCAAAGACAACGGATAA
- a CDS encoding ABC transporter permease: MNFRKLAYLLLREAGIGVALVLLIVIFMLVAPNFASPINLMNICTQISINTVIAVGMTFVILLGGIDLSVGSVLALCTIVAGLTLTNESLSPGLAFFLAVVVSLAVGALCGLFNGFVCERWKIHSFVVTLGMLNIARGAALQISDSRTLFGFPEVFTDLGAQNVFGLPVIFIMALTLVILGTIVLNRSVFGRMIYAIGNNEEAVRLSGHRTILYKIAAFVICGGCVGVAGIMYMLRLSMASPILGVGFELNAIAAVVIGGTSMMGGKGSLVGTFLGACIIGVLNNGLLLLGMGDFARQIVTGLIIVAAVIIDTYRNRLLTKIQVSE, encoded by the coding sequence ATGAATTTCAGGAAACTTGCATATCTGCTGCTCAGAGAGGCCGGTATCGGTGTGGCGCTCGTGCTGCTCATCGTCATCTTCATGCTCGTCGCGCCCAATTTCGCCTCGCCCATCAACCTGATGAATATCTGTACGCAGATCAGCATCAACACGGTCATCGCGGTGGGCATGACGTTCGTCATTCTGTTGGGTGGAATCGATCTCTCCGTCGGGTCCGTGCTGGCGCTCTGTACCATCGTGGCCGGGTTGACCCTCACCAATGAATCCCTGTCTCCCGGGCTGGCCTTCTTCCTCGCCGTGGTCGTCAGCCTGGCCGTCGGGGCGCTGTGCGGTCTGTTCAACGGGTTCGTGTGCGAGCGCTGGAAGATCCATTCTTTCGTCGTCACGCTGGGCATGCTCAACATCGCCCGCGGCGCGGCCCTCCAGATCAGTGATTCCAGAACCCTGTTCGGCTTTCCCGAGGTGTTTACCGACCTGGGCGCGCAGAACGTGTTCGGGCTGCCCGTCATCTTTATTATGGCCCTGACCCTCGTGATCTTGGGGACTATCGTCCTGAACCGGTCCGTCTTCGGGCGGATGATCTATGCCATTGGCAACAACGAGGAAGCTGTCCGGCTTTCCGGGCACCGGACCATCCTTTACAAGATCGCGGCCTTTGTCATCTGCGGCGGTTGTGTCGGCGTGGCCGGCATCATGTATATGCTGCGCCTCTCCATGGCCAGCCCGATTCTCGGCGTCGGTTTCGAACTCAATGCCATCGCTGCGGTCGTTATCGGCGGCACCAGCATGATGGGCGGAAAAGGCTCTTTGGTGGGGACGTTCCTGGGGGCCTGCATCATCGGCGTGCTCAACAACGGGCTCCTGTTGCTCGGCATGGGGGATTTTGCCCGCCAGATCGTCACCGGCCTGATTATCGTCGCCGCGGTCATTATCGACACCTACCGCAATCGGCTCCTGACCAAAATTCAGGTTTCCGAGTAA